The following coding sequences are from one Prochlorococcus sp. MIT 1314 window:
- a CDS encoding hydrolase, with translation MKDNENSSDKPSPKVNALLIIDIQEKIIRPIFNKDSIIKNIKKVIDAYQILEENIFISEQNPLKLGSTIPKLLPKAEFNKIEKMEFSLANKQEFTKELKNKQITDLIVCGIETHICIQQTVLDCLQKGYDVILISDAMSSRNRVDHEIALKRMIQRGATLTTTESIIFELCKTADRKEFKEIRNIIMS, from the coding sequence ATGAAGGATAATGAAAACTCTTCTGATAAACCATCACCGAAAGTAAACGCTTTATTAATTATTGATATTCAGGAAAAGATAATAAGACCAATTTTTAATAAGGATTCAATAATTAAAAACATTAAAAAGGTAATAGATGCTTACCAAATTTTAGAAGAAAACATATTTATATCTGAACAGAACCCACTAAAATTAGGTTCAACGATCCCTAAATTATTGCCCAAAGCCGAATTTAATAAAATTGAAAAGATGGAATTCAGCCTAGCTAATAAACAAGAATTTACTAAAGAACTTAAAAATAAGCAAATTACAGATTTGATAGTTTGTGGTATCGAAACGCATATTTGTATTCAACAAACAGTCTTAGATTGTTTACAAAAAGGATATGATGTTATTCTCATTTCAGATGCTATGAGCAGTCGAAATAGAGTCGATCATGAAATAGCCTTAAAGAGAATGATTCAGAGGGGAGCTACCTTAACAACTACTGAATCAATAATTTTCGAATTATGTAAAACCGCTGATAGAAAAGAATTTAAAGAAATTAGAAATATAATAATGAGTTAA
- a CDS encoding mechanosensitive ion channel family protein gives MKLVTENLLLAISIFFIAILLSIIISKLSKIFFKKISKRTKTNFDDFIFEVISGIIKPIGFLLSFYFSIDYFFADEITFISVLLNILKLFILIIIIKALNKVLIRSLTESTSKINDSSISSMISSLTPLIKALTWTIGSIFFLQNIGVQMTAIWALLSAGGIGAGLALKDPVQEFFEYITILLDKPFQKGEFIKSDGVLGMVERVGVRSSRIRSINGEVIVMSNSALTNGIISNYAQMEKRRLVHKLGVIYETSPKLMKLIPTIIKKIVDETKDASFDRCHFTDFGDFSLNFELVYYIPTNNYIAAMEAQQSINLKIIEEFAVNNIEFAFPTQTLNIESNKAK, from the coding sequence ATGAAATTAGTGACTGAAAACCTCCTTCTGGCAATATCCATTTTTTTTATTGCAATTTTATTGTCGATAATAATTTCTAAACTTTCAAAAATATTTTTTAAAAAGATCTCCAAAAGGACCAAAACAAATTTCGATGATTTTATTTTTGAGGTAATCTCTGGAATTATAAAACCTATAGGTTTCCTACTCTCATTTTATTTTTCAATTGACTATTTTTTTGCTGATGAAATAACTTTCATCTCTGTCTTATTGAATATTCTGAAATTGTTTATATTGATAATTATTATAAAAGCTCTAAACAAAGTTTTAATCAGATCTTTAACAGAATCGACATCAAAAATTAATGATTCCTCAATAAGTTCAATGATATCTTCACTAACTCCGTTGATAAAAGCATTAACTTGGACTATTGGTTCAATATTTTTCTTACAAAATATAGGAGTTCAAATGACTGCTATTTGGGCTCTACTAAGTGCAGGTGGTATTGGAGCAGGATTAGCCTTGAAAGATCCAGTTCAGGAGTTTTTTGAATATATCACAATTTTGCTTGATAAACCTTTTCAAAAAGGGGAGTTTATAAAATCTGATGGAGTCCTTGGAATGGTTGAGAGGGTGGGGGTAAGATCCTCAAGGATAAGAAGTATTAATGGAGAAGTAATAGTAATGAGCAACAGCGCCCTAACAAATGGAATAATTTCAAATTATGCTCAAATGGAAAAAAGGAGGTTAGTGCATAAATTAGGAGTTATTTATGAAACCTCTCCAAAACTTATGAAATTGATTCCTACAATAATTAAAAAAATAGTCGACGAGACAAAAGATGCGTCTTTTGATAGGTGTCATTTTACAGATTTTGGTGACTTCAGTCTTAATTTCGAACTTGTTTATTACATACCAACAAATAATTATATTGCGGCAATGGAAGCTCAACAATCTATAAATTTAAAAATAATTGAGGAATTCGCAGTTAATAATATAGAGTTTGCATTCCCAACACAAACCTTAAATATTGAAAGTAACAAAGCCAAATGA
- a CDS encoding SDR family NAD(P)-dependent oxidoreductase gives MIKNKNILITGGNSGIGFFATINLLKKKNNLYVVIKSELRKNEFLKILEKYFEKNYLSKYLNIIDNCDLSDLENIKKIKDYFICKKIFLDVVVLNAGLQYTGSFYPKVSKQGLELTFAVNHLAHFYLVNLLKVFVRDKEESRIIITSSDVHDPKSSGGSIGKKAGLNNLVDFRKKVTGQFLNFNADESYKNSKLCNILFAKELIRKLKMTSSKISVVTWAPGLVIPNDDSGFFRYSKRFNLFGYLIFSTVARNILGISESIENAGKILSEIVLDSDFNNIGYIHLSNKLISFKKHKLVESNVSDEANSSELASKLWILSEEICRSFGFVTFNI, from the coding sequence ATGATAAAAAATAAAAATATTTTAATTACTGGAGGTAATTCTGGTATAGGTTTTTTTGCTACTATTAATTTACTAAAGAAGAAAAATAATTTATACGTTGTAATAAAATCTGAATTAAGGAAAAATGAATTTCTAAAAATACTTGAGAAATATTTTGAGAAAAATTACCTTAGTAAATATTTAAATATTATTGATAATTGTGATCTTTCAGATCTAGAGAATATTAAAAAAATTAAGGATTACTTTATTTGTAAAAAGATTTTTTTAGATGTAGTTGTTTTAAATGCAGGATTGCAATATACAGGTTCTTTTTACCCTAAAGTATCAAAACAAGGCTTAGAACTAACTTTTGCAGTTAATCATCTTGCACATTTTTACTTGGTAAATCTCTTAAAAGTTTTTGTTAGAGATAAAGAAGAATCTAGAATCATTATTACATCATCAGATGTTCACGATCCCAAAAGCTCAGGTGGAAGTATAGGAAAGAAAGCAGGACTTAATAATCTAGTTGATTTCAGGAAAAAAGTTACTGGGCAATTTTTAAATTTTAATGCTGATGAATCTTATAAAAATAGTAAGTTATGTAATATTTTATTTGCTAAAGAACTTATAAGAAAATTAAAAATGACCTCTAGTAAAATTTCTGTAGTTACTTGGGCTCCTGGTCTCGTCATACCAAATGATGATTCAGGTTTTTTTAGATATAGTAAACGTTTTAACCTCTTTGGATATTTGATTTTTTCTACAGTTGCAAGAAATATTTTGGGAATTTCTGAAAGTATAGAAAATGCTGGAAAGATTCTTTCTGAAATTGTCCTTGATTCAGATTTCAATAATATTGGTTATATACATTTAAGTAATAAACTTATATCTTTTAAAAAACATAAATTAGTTGAAAGTAATGTTAGTGATGAAGCAAATAGTTCCGAGTTAGCTTCAAAGCTCTGGATTTTAAGTGAAGAGATTTGCAGATCATTTGGCTTTGTTACTTTCAATATTTAA